TCAGGCCAAGCGTCATTTGCGCAGATTCAACGGCATTCCCAGAGAGCATTTTGGGCTCTTTTTGAAGGAATGTGAGTGGCGTTTCAACACCCCTGACCCAAAAACTCAATTGTTATTGTTAAAACAAATAGTTAAAGAGAATATGGGCTAGTTATCTAGGACAGCCCCAATAAAAATGGCCACCAAGGATTGTCCCCTGGTGGCCATAGTTTGTGTATTAAACAGCTTACTGAATACCTCTATCAACAAGAAGCCAGTTTTTCTCTTACAAGTCGTGAGTTTTAAGAAATGATCACAGAATCATTGATTCATCGAACGTGACAATAAAACCCTTGTTGCATGTCTGGCACTTAGCAATAAGAGATCTTTCAAACTTAGAGTCAAAGCCAACAAAATAGCTTAACGGGACACTATTCACTTTTTGACATTCACTACACCTTGAAGTGATCATCCGCCTCTCTAGCATTTTGAGCCTCCATCACCGAAGTATAGATTTAGTGTCGGCAATTTCGTCTTAGACGTTAAATAAAATAGGACGCTGCCAATTATATCTAGTCATGAGGCGAGGTCAAATGTGATGGTGATAATATGTTTGTAGAATGGAGTTCTTAAATATGTCGTTCAATATGACTCGAATTTTGGACTCATAAGACGTGACTATTAGGCCTTTGTTTAGTCGTAAGGCACTTGAGATCAAAGGGTTAAGCAGCAATAAACTGTTTGGCTTTATCGACCAAAGAGTTCTCCGTAAAAGGCTTCGGCAGGTAGCCATCTGCATTG
This genomic stretch from Deltaproteobacteria bacterium IMCC39524 harbors:
- a CDS encoding IS1595 family transposase; this encodes QAKRHLRRFNGIPREHFGLFLKECEWRFNTPDPKTQLLLLKQIVKENMG